A single Saccharolobus shibatae B12 DNA region contains:
- a CDS encoding aromatic/alkene monooxygenase hydroxylase subunit beta, producing the protein MTRLEDLEWYKRYKQMFGAFKNGPEGDPFFRDYEYRGYKRVWSTWPMLEKKLGRKKPSEYQIVTYALSYWADPRSPTYIYDKGPFELGTEHITQKWYKHFRDNSPFIKPLFERGEWHDYEDPYKLTYWTYNSMADDNETFLDKIYEEIVNTKYDWNLSEEALELYKNVYDPLRYVFHIMQMESMYLASMAPTSSITNVFIFMGMDHMRRVQRIAQRIKMLDIVYPSLGFGKETRKAFEESPIFQPTREVLEKMLATYDVGESLVAFNLAVKFVLDELTLQHLTQQFSKMGDEIIKHIHMSFYNDTLRHRHQAQELFKYTFSKEPSLKDVIKPWLKDWQEMAFKATEGFRDVLKGEYDNAIKQIKKAHSEYLGGIGL; encoded by the coding sequence ATGACTAGATTAGAGGATTTGGAATGGTATAAAAGGTATAAACAAATGTTCGGAGCGTTCAAAAATGGTCCAGAAGGGGATCCGTTTTTCAGAGATTATGAATATAGGGGGTACAAAAGAGTCTGGTCCACTTGGCCAATGCTGGAGAAAAAGCTAGGAAGGAAAAAGCCATCAGAATATCAAATAGTCACCTATGCATTGTCATACTGGGCGGATCCAAGATCCCCTACTTATATCTATGATAAGGGACCATTTGAACTAGGGACGGAACATATAACTCAAAAATGGTATAAGCACTTTAGAGACAACTCACCATTCATTAAGCCATTATTCGAAAGAGGAGAATGGCATGATTATGAAGATCCATACAAACTTACATATTGGACCTACAACTCCATGGCAGATGATAACGAAACCTTCTTAGATAAGATATATGAGGAAATTGTAAATACTAAATACGATTGGAACCTAAGTGAGGAGGCACTGGAGTTATACAAGAACGTTTACGATCCATTAAGGTATGTATTCCATATCATGCAAATGGAGTCAATGTACCTAGCTAGTATGGCTCCTACAAGTTCTATAACTAACGTATTCATATTCATGGGAATGGATCACATGAGGAGAGTACAAAGAATTGCACAAAGGATAAAGATGCTTGATATTGTATATCCAAGTTTAGGATTTGGAAAGGAAACAAGAAAGGCATTTGAGGAGAGTCCAATATTCCAGCCAACAAGGGAAGTATTAGAGAAAATGCTGGCAACTTATGACGTAGGAGAAAGCTTAGTGGCATTTAACCTAGCAGTCAAATTCGTATTAGATGAGCTAACACTCCAACATCTAACGCAACAATTCAGTAAAATGGGAGATGAGATAATTAAGCATATTCACATGTCGTTCTATAACGATACATTAAGGCATAGACATCAGGCTCAAGAACTGTTCAAATACACTTTTAGTAAGGAACCAAGTTTAAAAGACGTTATCAAACCTTGGCTAAAGGATTGGCAAGAGATGGCATTTAAGGCTACAGAAGGGTTTAGAGATGTGCTCAAAGGAGAATATGATAATGCTATAAAGCAGATCAAGAAGGCTCATAGTGAGTATCTTGGAGGAATAGGATTATGA
- a CDS encoding ferritin family protein → MKPVPAEPRLPSRDEYYDIANRLEWTQKYVKEEELFPVDMSGVPNLPIDVWVELYDAPYKVTYREYVKNQKEKDQRLFSVREAGVRAELIKKLDKTYHQGSFCFHITAVPIPEYTAAIAEARMARFGKAGEWRNLSTFGSMDEVRHAQVQILLSHDSITASPKFAFAHKMFWLDGWLPIAARSFFDDTITGTNAIEFALLTTFAFETGFTNLQFVAFAAMANKTNDFVFSSATQSIQTDESRHAQIGHPVLKSFVDVTKVSEEIKKKI, encoded by the coding sequence ATGAAACCAGTTCCTGCAGAACCTAGACTACCATCAAGAGATGAGTATTATGATATAGCTAATAGGCTAGAGTGGACACAAAAATACGTAAAAGAAGAAGAACTATTTCCAGTAGATATGAGTGGAGTACCGAATTTACCAATAGACGTATGGGTCGAGCTATATGATGCCCCCTATAAGGTAACATATAGGGAGTATGTAAAGAATCAAAAGGAGAAAGATCAAAGACTTTTCTCTGTGAGAGAGGCTGGAGTAAGGGCAGAGTTAATAAAGAAATTGGATAAGACTTATCATCAAGGCTCTTTCTGTTTCCACATAACTGCAGTGCCTATACCAGAGTATACTGCTGCTATAGCTGAGGCCAGGATGGCAAGATTTGGGAAAGCTGGTGAATGGAGAAATTTATCCACATTCGGCTCTATGGATGAGGTAAGGCACGCACAAGTACAAATTTTGTTGTCTCATGATAGTATAACCGCTAGCCCTAAGTTTGCCTTCGCGCACAAGATGTTCTGGCTTGACGGATGGCTACCAATAGCTGCTAGATCGTTCTTTGATGATACTATAACTGGGACTAATGCGATAGAATTTGCTTTATTGACGACATTTGCATTTGAAACTGGATTTACCAATTTACAATTTGTAGCATTTGCTGCTATGGCGAATAAGACCAATGACTTCGTGTTCTCCTCAGCAACTCAAAGTATACAAACTGATGAATCTAGGCATGCACAGATAGGGCACCCAGTTCTAAAGAGTTTCGTTGACGTAACGAAGGTAAGTGAAGAGATCAAAAAGAAAATTTAA
- a CDS encoding Rieske 2Fe-2S domain-containing protein gives MSYPGEFHKVLTLDDIYEGEAKLVEVNRYEILVVNIKGEIKAYYARCAHALGLIEPNSFDGEEKIICPVHLWEYNARTGESINPVGSSLFPLDVKVEGNDIFVRVPSVPVSEFKVKWFGMYRQRGVINEFGVNS, from the coding sequence ATGAGTTATCCTGGAGAATTCCATAAAGTGTTAACACTAGACGATATTTATGAAGGTGAGGCTAAGTTAGTAGAGGTCAATAGATATGAAATCCTAGTAGTGAATATAAAAGGAGAAATTAAGGCATATTACGCAAGGTGTGCCCACGCGTTAGGTTTAATAGAGCCAAATTCTTTTGACGGTGAGGAGAAAATCATATGCCCAGTACATTTATGGGAGTATAACGCAAGGACAGGAGAGAGCATAAATCCAGTTGGTAGTTCCCTCTTTCCATTAGATGTGAAGGTTGAAGGTAATGATATTTTTGTTAGAGTTCCGTCTGTTCCCGTATCCGAATTCAAAGTAAAATGGTTTGGTATGTATAGGCAAAGGGGTGTGATAAATGAGTTTGGAGTTAACTCTTGA
- a CDS encoding YHS domain-containing protein: MSREGSLGQTRGEVKQALSNISEGLMKKYRNTIEFAAKMREKSPAYKEAGEYLIAKGFWLSIRLIGALTGVSMDYLTPLDARIMSYKEFMTEWVGAQFKRLLEDYGIRLPWYWKWFELELDHWHHDFIIGLYTWRRTLNISFRGPTPEERKWLNEKYPHWEKFFGRVWDLYIKKIIDGQIPLPLTAVHLCGVCQVPIQAPVNGKYLRIYLKEYKGKIYTFDSPACAWIFEQEPERYAGRRTYTQRVLEGMIQFTEEAYKDPKRLLDEVIWNMGQTEEGEAGLDPTDGAYALLYKEKDPDFFNRIKKYTEG; this comes from the coding sequence ATGAGTAGGGAGGGAAGTTTAGGTCAAACTAGAGGAGAAGTCAAGCAAGCATTATCTAATATCTCAGAGGGGTTAATGAAAAAGTATAGAAATACTATTGAATTTGCGGCCAAAATGAGAGAGAAAAGTCCAGCGTACAAGGAGGCAGGAGAATATTTAATAGCGAAAGGATTCTGGTTATCGATTAGATTAATAGGAGCCTTAACAGGAGTTTCAATGGATTACCTTACTCCCCTAGACGCTAGAATAATGTCATATAAGGAATTTATGACGGAATGGGTAGGTGCCCAATTTAAGAGGCTATTAGAAGATTATGGGATAAGATTACCTTGGTATTGGAAGTGGTTTGAATTAGAGTTAGACCATTGGCATCATGATTTTATTATAGGATTATATACGTGGAGAAGGACTCTAAATATTTCATTTAGAGGTCCAACACCGGAAGAGAGAAAATGGTTAAACGAGAAATACCCACACTGGGAGAAGTTTTTCGGAAGAGTTTGGGACTTATACATAAAGAAGATAATTGATGGACAAATACCATTACCATTAACTGCAGTACATTTATGTGGAGTTTGTCAGGTACCAATACAAGCACCTGTAAATGGAAAGTACTTAAGAATCTACTTAAAAGAGTACAAGGGAAAGATATATACGTTTGATAGTCCAGCTTGCGCATGGATTTTTGAACAAGAACCAGAAAGATATGCTGGAAGAAGGACCTACACGCAAAGAGTACTTGAGGGGATGATACAGTTTACTGAAGAGGCATACAAGGATCCTAAGAGATTACTAGATGAGGTAATATGGAACATGGGGCAAACAGAAGAAGGGGAAGCTGGTTTAGATCCCACTGACGGTGCGTATGCATTATTATATAAAGAGAAAGATCCAGATTTCTTCAATAGGATAAAGAAGTATACGGAGGGATAA
- a CDS encoding VOC family protein: MVNKLLSQLASVEILTPKIDDTLWFFKDILGLHEVGRKGRSVYLRGWEDWYTYSLKITESDTAGVREIVWRTYSEQDLMDAVKMIDSYGLGLGWDNGEPDMGIGKGYKFLLPSGQVGKVVWEIKLWRASGDLRSGYRARPMKKPLKGVQARDLAHVFIFAYSDEALVKTVDLLKKLTFKVNEILKEGDHKIAYWMAVNGTSHDLAISLDPSGIPSRLNHFTYNVDYADDILRAADFFSDYGIEIVGGPLRHGITDSHSLYVKEPGGNVVEVLHGGYINTVPDWEPVVWDTKEDENRWLYYWGHVKEAFWNGSPIPANRVSDELKEIVRQKLGAKI; the protein is encoded by the coding sequence ATGGTAAATAAGTTGCTTTCCCAACTAGCTAGCGTAGAAATTCTAACACCTAAAATTGATGATACATTGTGGTTTTTCAAAGACATTTTGGGATTGCACGAAGTCGGGAGAAAGGGTAGGTCAGTATACCTAAGAGGATGGGAAGATTGGTATACTTATAGTCTAAAGATTACTGAATCTGACACTGCTGGTGTTAGGGAGATAGTATGGAGAACTTATAGTGAGCAAGACCTAATGGATGCTGTAAAAATGATTGACTCATATGGATTAGGCTTAGGATGGGATAATGGGGAGCCAGATATGGGAATAGGGAAGGGGTATAAGTTCTTGTTACCTAGTGGTCAAGTAGGGAAGGTAGTATGGGAGATTAAATTATGGAGAGCTAGTGGGGATTTAAGGTCAGGTTATAGAGCAAGACCAATGAAGAAACCCCTTAAAGGTGTACAAGCACGAGATTTAGCTCATGTATTTATTTTCGCATATAGTGATGAAGCATTAGTAAAAACTGTAGATCTCTTAAAGAAACTGACATTTAAAGTAAATGAAATATTAAAGGAAGGAGACCACAAAATAGCCTATTGGATGGCTGTAAATGGAACTTCACATGATTTGGCGATTTCCTTGGATCCTTCCGGAATTCCTTCCAGGCTAAATCATTTCACCTATAATGTGGATTACGCAGATGATATTCTTAGGGCTGCAGACTTCTTTAGTGATTATGGGATAGAAATTGTAGGAGGACCCTTAAGGCATGGTATAACTGATAGTCACTCCCTATATGTAAAAGAACCTGGAGGAAATGTGGTAGAAGTATTACATGGAGGATATATAAACACTGTACCAGATTGGGAGCCAGTAGTGTGGGATACTAAGGAGGATGAAAACAGATGGTTATATTATTGGGGACATGTAAAAGAAGCGTTCTGGAATGGAAGTCCTATACCTGCAAATAGAGTTAGTGACGAGTTAAAAGAGATAGTTAGACAGAAATTAGGCGCAAAAATCTAA
- a CDS encoding NAD(P)/FAD-dependent oxidoreductase: MKCDYLIIGSSIAGYNALKELLELKPNSKIVMVTSDKYYPYDRPPLSKDYLKGKLERGMLFFESDDFYKRGNLDVVLNRSVERIDVNSKEAVLNDGSVILFDRALIATGGRPRRLNIPGGDNVLYLRTLDDSDSIREAASKSRNALIVGAGFIGVEVASSLTTLGVKTTVVEVMPYIWNTFVDEKVSRVIRQYLESRGISFILNESVREIQGRIAITSGGKRLEADMFLMAVGIVPNVEVAQRSGIQTDNGIVVNEYLETSAKDIYAAGDIANIFDPREGRRKRIEHWNNAEYTGKLAARNMAGSREAYNFISSIWSDIFDIHIESAGETRNYDEYVIRGKFESQRPKFSVIYLKGGTIKGYLAISRNVKEIVVLNKLIQKQVDVSSKRDKLVDESFNLQKLLT; the protein is encoded by the coding sequence ATGAAATGTGACTACTTGATAATTGGGAGTAGTATTGCGGGATATAACGCGTTAAAGGAACTACTAGAACTAAAGCCAAACTCAAAAATAGTCATGGTAACATCAGACAAATATTACCCATATGATAGACCACCACTATCAAAGGATTATCTTAAAGGAAAATTGGAAAGAGGCATGTTATTCTTTGAGTCTGATGATTTTTACAAGAGGGGTAATTTGGATGTTGTCTTGAATAGGAGTGTTGAGAGGATTGATGTTAATTCTAAGGAGGCAGTGCTGAATGATGGTAGTGTGATTCTCTTTGATAGGGCGTTGATAGCTACTGGTGGTAGGCCTAGGAGATTGAATATCCCTGGGGGTGATAATGTGCTATATTTGAGGACGCTTGATGATTCTGATAGTATAAGGGAAGCTGCGAGTAAGAGTAGGAATGCGTTAATAGTTGGTGCTGGTTTCATTGGTGTTGAGGTGGCGTCAAGCCTAACAACGCTTGGTGTGAAGACTACGGTAGTTGAGGTAATGCCTTACATATGGAACACATTTGTAGATGAAAAGGTATCTAGGGTTATACGGCAATACTTGGAGAGTAGGGGGATAAGCTTCATATTAAACGAGTCGGTGAGGGAGATTCAAGGAAGGATTGCAATAACGTCTGGTGGTAAGAGGTTGGAGGCAGACATGTTTCTAATGGCTGTGGGAATAGTGCCAAATGTTGAGGTGGCGCAAAGAAGTGGGATACAGACTGATAACGGTATAGTTGTAAACGAATATCTGGAAACCAGTGCTAAGGACATTTACGCAGCTGGGGACATTGCCAATATATTCGATCCTAGGGAGGGTAGGAGGAAGAGGATTGAGCACTGGAATAATGCGGAGTATACTGGAAAGTTGGCTGCTAGGAATATGGCTGGGAGTAGGGAGGCTTACAATTTCATATCGTCCATATGGTCAGATATATTTGACATACACATAGAATCGGCTGGTGAGACAAGGAATTACGACGAATACGTAATAAGAGGAAAGTTTGAATCGCAAAGACCAAAGTTCAGTGTAATATACTTAAAAGGAGGTACTATTAAGGGTTACTTAGCAATAAGTAGGAATGTTAAAGAGATAGTAGTTCTTAATAAATTAATACAAAAGCAAGTAGATGTCTCGAGCAAAAGAGATAAATTGGTAGATGAAAGTTTTAATCTTCAGAAACTATTAACATAA
- a CDS encoding MmoB/DmpM family protein, giving the protein MSLELTLESILDKYQITDLSKLPQNIVGPVLTKDEFSYGVVEAIARDNPNTFKGVIDRGSYIRVVGERELVLNKTTLEEVLGREVRFPGEVEVRMSAFAGKIIVRGDYLKWYLEL; this is encoded by the coding sequence ATGAGTTTGGAGTTAACTCTTGAATCAATTTTAGATAAATACCAAATAACAGATTTAAGTAAATTACCACAGAATATTGTAGGACCAGTGCTTACAAAAGATGAGTTCAGCTACGGTGTAGTTGAAGCTATAGCGCGTGATAATCCAAATACTTTCAAAGGAGTTATCGACAGAGGCTCATATATAAGAGTAGTGGGTGAAAGGGAACTTGTTTTAAACAAGACTACGCTAGAGGAAGTGCTAGGTAGAGAAGTTAGATTTCCAGGAGAGGTTGAGGTAAGGATGAGTGCATTTGCAGGAAAGATCATTGTAAGAGGGGATTATCTAAAATGGTATTTGGAATTATGA
- a CDS encoding thiamine pyrophosphate-binding protein — translation MNGSRLLLSLLKDYDIEHIFGLPGESSISLYDQLKEGEIRHIVTRDERNAVYMADAYAKLTYKPGVVEGPSVGSVYMLPGVAEAYKSSTPLIVITTDAPLYGEKENYLTALDQTSLFRPITKETITIYNIQELPHAIRRAFRLSTSGKPGPVHLRIPLDILEGELEGNVELKAQKEFSKYPAQRPLADKEMIKKAVNLILRSEIPVIICGQGVLYSMAWDAVIELAELLGIPVGTTITGKGCIPETHTLSIGVVGGRGGTSFSNSIVDKSDLIILVGSNTDSANTYNWTIPSRGKTIIHIDISEAEVGNNYDSINLIGDAKATLREIINEIKSNEKINKKNIVLDGNVFEQRLSEEKREVVNPLRFIKELWNLSPEDAVLIADPGVGAIYTAAFYKAKRAGRYFVFNYGVGGLGYSIPASVGANFARPNSLIFSLSGDGSFGFSAGELETIRRVNANVVIILFNNGSYGWIRAEMRARGKDIVGTDFSSPDYVKIAEGYGLSAYKITNDEEISDTLKRAIKNTPSLVEVIVEPEDKFVPPVMPWSKRFL, via the coding sequence ATGAATGGCTCAAGACTTCTCTTGTCTCTTTTAAAGGATTATGACATTGAACATATATTTGGTTTGCCAGGCGAATCATCAATATCGTTATATGACCAGCTTAAAGAGGGAGAGATTCGCCACATAGTCACCAGAGATGAGAGGAATGCAGTATACATGGCAGATGCCTATGCCAAACTAACTTATAAGCCTGGAGTAGTAGAGGGACCAAGCGTAGGCTCAGTATATATGCTCCCTGGAGTTGCTGAGGCTTATAAGTCATCTACACCGTTAATAGTAATAACTACAGATGCACCACTATATGGAGAGAAGGAGAATTATTTAACCGCATTAGATCAAACTTCTCTATTCAGACCAATAACTAAGGAGACGATAACAATATATAATATTCAAGAACTACCTCACGCTATAAGGAGGGCATTTAGATTGAGCACTAGTGGAAAACCTGGACCAGTACACCTTAGAATACCCTTAGATATTTTGGAAGGTGAATTGGAAGGCAACGTCGAACTTAAAGCCCAGAAGGAGTTCTCGAAATATCCAGCTCAAAGACCTTTAGCAGATAAAGAAATGATCAAGAAAGCGGTAAATTTGATTTTGAGAAGTGAAATCCCAGTAATAATTTGCGGTCAAGGTGTTTTATACTCAATGGCTTGGGATGCGGTAATTGAATTAGCTGAATTACTAGGAATTCCGGTAGGGACTACAATAACGGGAAAGGGATGTATTCCAGAAACCCATACCTTGTCTATAGGTGTAGTTGGTGGTAGGGGAGGTACGAGTTTTTCGAACAGTATTGTAGATAAATCAGATCTTATAATTCTCGTAGGAAGTAATACGGACTCAGCAAATACTTATAACTGGACTATACCATCTAGAGGTAAAACCATAATCCATATTGACATTAGTGAGGCAGAGGTTGGGAATAATTATGATAGTATAAACCTAATAGGTGATGCTAAAGCTACATTAAGGGAAATAATTAATGAAATTAAAAGTAATGAAAAGATTAATAAAAAGAACATTGTTTTAGATGGAAATGTATTCGAACAAAGGCTTAGTGAAGAAAAGAGGGAAGTAGTAAACCCGTTACGTTTCATAAAGGAGCTTTGGAATCTATCGCCGGAAGACGCTGTGTTAATAGCTGATCCTGGAGTTGGCGCAATTTACACTGCAGCCTTCTATAAGGCCAAGAGGGCCGGTAGATATTTCGTTTTTAACTATGGTGTAGGTGGTCTTGGCTATTCAATTCCGGCATCTGTAGGCGCTAATTTTGCAAGGCCTAACTCTTTGATTTTCTCTCTTTCGGGAGATGGGAGTTTCGGTTTCTCAGCTGGTGAGCTAGAGACCATAAGGAGAGTCAATGCTAACGTGGTTATTATACTCTTTAATAATGGAAGTTACGGTTGGATAAGGGCTGAAATGAGAGCTAGGGGTAAGGATATTGTTGGAACTGATTTTTCAAGCCCAGATTACGTTAAGATCGCTGAAGGGTATGGACTATCAGCATATAAGATAACCAATGATGAAGAGATATCTGATACGTTAAAGAGGGCTATAAAGAATACTCCTTCTTTAGTTGAGGTTATCGTTGAGCCAGAGGATAAGTTTGTTCCACCAGTTATGCCTTGGAGTAAGAGATTTCTTTAA
- a CDS encoding metal-sulfur cluster assembly factor: MKDKIVEILRQIYDPEIPINIYDLGLVREIRIEGKRIFVRLIFTANKGCTVADLVAVQVKYKLMKAFSDYNVEVKSDFNEEWNISYATEAGRLMLEEIYGKDAVEMLVNKTRIEELVSINKFKLENFDPREYMRKAVEERYKKFREWYDKNKILTSYTE; encoded by the coding sequence ATGAAGGATAAAATTGTGGAAATTCTAAGGCAAATTTACGATCCAGAGATTCCAATAAATATATATGACTTAGGACTAGTAAGAGAGATAAGAATTGAAGGTAAAAGAATTTTTGTTAGACTAATTTTCACTGCAAATAAGGGATGCACGGTAGCCGATCTTGTAGCGGTTCAAGTTAAGTATAAACTAATGAAGGCATTTTCAGACTATAACGTGGAAGTCAAGAGTGATTTTAACGAAGAATGGAATATAAGTTATGCAACAGAAGCGGGTAGGCTAATGCTAGAGGAAATATATGGGAAGGATGCAGTAGAGATGTTAGTTAATAAGACAAGAATAGAGGAATTGGTATCAATAAATAAATTCAAGTTAGAGAATTTCGATCCACGTGAGTATATGAGAAAAGCAGTGGAGGAGAGATATAAAAAATTTAGAGAATGGTATGACAAAAACAAGATATTAACATCCTATACAGAATAA